Proteins from a single region of bacterium:
- a CDS encoding PorV/PorQ family protein, which translates to MRKLATRLLVCLALAVPAAAPLMAQGVGAAEDHGLNEVPITGRIKNYSNVGLSSGNFLSIPVGSRGVALGDAYIAGADDITAIWWNPAGLGFMQRPEMFATVVDYTLDLQYYYTAGAIPVLDGRAVVGGFMGFLNSPPLEVTTVTHPQGTGELFDSYNMQIGGSLAYNFSDRFSAGMNVKWVHEDVWNITANAVAFDLGANYHTEFLDRSIRFGFVIQNLGSNLTYSGSRLDMEYAPETDEGLAPNPGETSTRSPRDMRSGRKSANTFGLPSVLKGSICYTALASDNYSLNLEGGFAQPSSIPVYYSLGGEFLYQWQGKYVLAARTGWRIMGDELDLEGADRLRGLSFGFGFSRTISRMKIGFDYAYRDKGRLSADSFFSLSLGF; encoded by the coding sequence ATGAGAAAACTGGCAACCCGGCTGCTGGTCTGCCTCGCCCTGGCCGTCCCGGCCGCCGCCCCGCTGATGGCTCAGGGCGTGGGCGCGGCGGAGGACCACGGCCTGAACGAGGTGCCGATAACCGGCCGGATAAAGAACTACTCCAACGTGGGCCTGAGCAGCGGCAATTTCCTCTCCATCCCGGTGGGCTCGCGCGGAGTGGCCCTGGGCGATGCCTACATCGCCGGGGCGGATGATATCACCGCGATCTGGTGGAACCCGGCCGGCCTGGGGTTCATGCAGCGGCCCGAGATGTTCGCCACCGTGGTGGACTACACCCTGGACCTCCAGTACTACTACACGGCCGGGGCGATACCGGTGCTGGACGGCCGCGCGGTGGTGGGCGGTTTCATGGGCTTCCTCAACAGCCCGCCCCTGGAGGTGACCACTGTGACCCACCCGCAGGGCACCGGCGAGCTGTTCGACAGCTACAACATGCAGATCGGCGGCAGCCTGGCCTACAACTTCTCCGACCGCTTCTCGGCCGGGATGAACGTCAAGTGGGTGCACGAGGATGTCTGGAACATCACCGCCAACGCCGTGGCTTTCGACCTGGGGGCCAACTACCACACCGAGTTCCTGGACCGCAGCATCCGTTTCGGCTTCGTGATCCAGAACCTCGGTTCGAACCTTACCTACTCGGGCAGCCGCCTGGACATGGAATACGCCCCGGAGACCGATGAGGGCCTGGCCCCCAACCCGGGCGAGACCTCCACCCGCTCGCCGCGCGACATGCGCAGCGGGCGCAAGAGCGCCAACACGTTCGGCCTGCCCTCAGTGCTCAAGGGCTCGATCTGCTACACCGCGCTGGCCAGCGACAACTACAGCCTGAACCTGGAGGGCGGGTTCGCCCAGCCCTCCTCGATCCCGGTCTACTACAGCCTGGGCGGCGAGTTCCTCTACCAGTGGCAGGGGAAATATGTGCTGGCGGCCCGCACCGGCTGGCGGATCATGGGCGACGAGCTGGACCTGGAGGGCGCCGACCGCCTGCGCGGCCTGAGCTTCGGCTTCGGGTTCAGCCGCACGATCAGCCGGATGAAGATCGGTTTCGACTACGCCTATCGTGACAAGGGACGGCTCTCGGCCGACAGCTTTTTCAGCCTCTCGCTGGGCTTCTGA
- a CDS encoding TonB-dependent receptor has translation MRKKAVFRLLVLGLLALTGALQGQINTGKIEGTVRDRDTGSPLVGVQVTVAGTRLGNISNKDGYYFILNVPAGIQSITASFTGYQSATVEGQRIQAGQTTTLNFQLSQAVIEMEGLVVEGESEILVARDNTQTKRRFTSEVTANIAANDLDNVIALQPGVERTEQGFQIRGGRVGEEVMFVDGVMVKDFTASPMSPNTGESFIQENAGYTPNTRDNNPLDIGTNAVEEVQVLTGGFNAEYGNAQSGVINIVTQEGQPQYKGRVRFRTDGQQPRTSDYGFNETQLSFGGPIQPVEQAYFFLSTEMQGRADFTPAPGSAVGGFRGFDQSFADRINDVLRNEPLITRQFSLDDFRAARAKVFSDPGAQLYYNPNPARLPGNEGDRWLISGKLTWSPMKGLKLLASDHFSRLQRRYYTHEDIFLTEDHKATRTRSQSMTGGADWVIHQSAERSINLQVRANYFRDNTISYSSLKDFDSRGTVGGFSFKDYVFTVEDLKNIIGEDGQPLQDVITGNEKYLPYGMSNSRNNAQFYENVYQDINDNPFGVSDKEGPLMHGQIISYAPLREVSRNIKADLDVQVDRHNRAKLGVDAHYLHVFRNILTASSSSLDNMNNVLPKVISAYGQNRIDLGDFVCDVGLRWDWFDPVQVRTSIGGAVISEKVDSRDVLSPRLGIGFPVTDRSQIRFSYGQFNQPPPFDVFYSGENRGGLTFSRTTAFESGFSLLLGEDYLLDFVGFNRDVDGNVSMREMVEPETGTRRYYLTNLDNGNVKGFDLTLSQRFNRYYSQNLSYTLSFSRATGSEIRSGTAYNGVDPVTGEYLSVPSALRPVSGDRTHSLSYILNLRLPADFAPGTVWGSVLRNASSFVTFSLKSGQAYTRINPESFGYMETVNASRLPSEFNIDLRFSRQFDLGGKRSVVVFGEVFNLLNHTLSWPMYTRFDDRQHEALAVTNVLEDAENRAVAPQNDPDYDYNEYGGAWLNPGKYDLLRDLNQDGRLDWQERVITNLVYLSGYYDWADPRHWGTPRQVRVGAEFNF, from the coding sequence CAGGGTCAGATCAACACCGGCAAGATCGAGGGGACGGTCCGTGACCGGGACACCGGCTCGCCCCTGGTCGGCGTGCAGGTGACTGTCGCGGGCACGCGCCTGGGCAACATCAGCAACAAGGACGGCTACTATTTCATCCTGAACGTCCCGGCCGGAATCCAATCCATCACCGCCTCTTTCACCGGCTACCAGAGCGCCACGGTCGAGGGCCAGCGCATCCAGGCCGGCCAGACCACCACGCTCAATTTCCAGCTCTCCCAGGCCGTGATCGAGATGGAGGGCCTGGTGGTGGAGGGCGAGTCCGAAATTCTGGTGGCGCGCGACAACACCCAGACCAAGCGCCGTTTCACCTCCGAGGTCACCGCCAACATCGCGGCCAACGACCTGGACAACGTGATCGCCCTGCAACCGGGGGTGGAGCGCACGGAGCAGGGTTTCCAGATCCGCGGCGGACGGGTGGGCGAGGAGGTGATGTTCGTCGACGGTGTGATGGTCAAGGATTTCACCGCCTCCCCCATGTCGCCCAACACCGGTGAATCTTTCATCCAGGAGAACGCCGGCTACACTCCCAACACCCGCGACAACAACCCGCTCGATATCGGCACCAACGCGGTCGAGGAAGTGCAGGTGCTCACCGGCGGGTTCAACGCCGAGTACGGCAACGCCCAGTCCGGCGTGATCAACATCGTGACCCAGGAGGGCCAGCCCCAGTACAAGGGCCGGGTGCGGTTCCGCACGGACGGTCAGCAGCCGCGGACCTCCGACTACGGGTTCAACGAGACCCAGCTCAGTTTCGGCGGGCCGATCCAGCCAGTGGAGCAGGCCTATTTCTTCCTCTCCACCGAGATGCAGGGACGGGCCGATTTCACCCCCGCGCCCGGCTCCGCGGTCGGCGGGTTCCGCGGGTTTGACCAGTCTTTCGCCGACCGGATCAACGACGTGCTGCGCAACGAGCCGCTGATCACGCGCCAGTTCTCGCTCGACGATTTCCGGGCCGCCCGGGCCAAGGTGTTCTCCGACCCCGGGGCGCAGCTCTACTACAACCCCAACCCGGCCCGCCTTCCCGGCAACGAGGGCGACCGCTGGCTGATCTCGGGCAAGCTGACCTGGTCGCCAATGAAAGGCCTCAAGCTGCTGGCCTCCGACCATTTCTCGCGCCTTCAGCGGCGCTACTACACTCACGAGGACATTTTCCTGACCGAGGACCACAAGGCCACCCGCACCCGCTCGCAGTCGATGACCGGAGGCGCCGACTGGGTGATCCACCAGAGCGCCGAGCGAAGCATCAACCTCCAGGTGCGGGCCAACTATTTCCGCGACAACACGATAAGCTACAGCTCGCTCAAGGATTTCGACTCGCGCGGCACAGTGGGCGGATTCAGCTTCAAGGACTACGTGTTCACCGTGGAGGACCTGAAAAACATCATCGGCGAGGACGGCCAGCCGCTGCAGGACGTGATCACGGGGAACGAGAAATATCTGCCCTACGGCATGAGCAACAGCCGCAACAACGCCCAGTTCTACGAGAACGTCTACCAGGACATCAACGACAACCCCTTCGGCGTCTCGGACAAGGAAGGCCCCCTGATGCACGGCCAGATCATAAGCTACGCGCCGCTCAGGGAGGTCAGCCGCAACATCAAGGCCGACCTGGACGTGCAGGTCGACCGTCACAACCGGGCCAAGCTGGGGGTGGACGCCCACTACCTGCACGTGTTCCGCAACATCCTGACCGCCTCCTCCAGCTCGCTGGACAACATGAACAACGTGCTGCCCAAGGTGATCAGCGCCTACGGCCAGAACCGCATCGACCTGGGCGACTTTGTCTGCGATGTCGGCCTGCGCTGGGACTGGTTTGATCCGGTCCAGGTGCGCACCAGCATCGGCGGGGCGGTGATCTCGGAGAAAGTCGACTCGCGGGATGTGCTCAGCCCGCGCCTGGGCATCGGTTTCCCGGTCACCGACCGCTCGCAGATACGGTTCAGCTACGGCCAGTTCAATCAGCCACCCCCGTTCGACGTGTTCTACTCGGGTGAGAACCGCGGCGGCCTGACTTTCTCGCGCACCACCGCGTTCGAGTCCGGGTTCTCCCTGCTCCTGGGTGAGGACTACCTGCTCGATTTCGTGGGTTTCAACCGGGATGTGGACGGCAACGTGTCGATGCGCGAGATGGTGGAACCCGAGACCGGCACCCGGCGCTACTACCTGACCAACCTGGACAACGGCAACGTCAAGGGCTTCGACCTCACCCTGAGCCAGCGTTTCAACCGCTACTACTCGCAGAACCTGAGCTACACGCTCTCGTTCTCGCGCGCCACGGGCAGCGAGATACGCTCCGGCACGGCCTACAACGGGGTCGACCCGGTGACCGGCGAGTACCTCTCGGTGCCCAGCGCCCTGCGGCCGGTGAGCGGCGACCGCACCCACAGCCTGAGCTACATCCTCAACCTGCGCCTGCCGGCGGATTTCGCCCCCGGGACTGTCTGGGGCAGCGTGCTGCGTAACGCCAGCTCGTTCGTCACTTTCTCGCTCAAGAGCGGCCAGGCCTACACCCGGATCAACCCGGAGAGCTTCGGCTACATGGAGACGGTCAACGCCAGCCGCCTGCCCAGCGAGTTCAACATCGACCTGCGTTTCAGCCGCCAGTTCGACCTGGGCGGCAAGCGCAGCGTGGTCGTCTTCGGCGAGGTCTTCAACCTGCTGAACCACACGCTTTCCTGGCCGATGTACACCCGTTTCGATGACCGTCAGCACGAGGCCCTGGCCGTGACCAACGTGCTGGAGGACGCCGAGAACCGCGCCGTGGCCCCGCAGAACGACCCGGACTACGACTACAACGAGTACGGGGGCGCCTGGCTCAATCCCGGCAAATACGACCTTCTGCGCGACCTGAACCAGGACGGCCGTCTGGACTGGCAGGAGCGCGTGATCACGAACCTGGTCTACCTGTCCGGCTACTACGACTGGGCCGACCCCCGTCACTGGGGCACACCCCGTCAGGTGCGCGTGGGGGCGGAATTTAATTTCTGA